The following proteins come from a genomic window of Schistocerca gregaria isolate iqSchGreg1 chromosome X, iqSchGreg1.2, whole genome shotgun sequence:
- the LOC126298941 gene encoding pro-neuropeptide Y-like isoform X2 — MSLVRVVVIALVVLAATAPLSEPLPAGADAGQQRPERPPMFTSPEELRNYLTQLSDFYASLGRPRFGKRGSAAAAAFRAASRLPVPPPDAYEQLFQYDE, encoded by the exons ATGTCGTTGGTTCGCGTGGTGGTGATAGCGCTGGTGGTGCTGGCGGCGACGGCCCCGCTGAGCGAGCCGCTGCCCGCGGGTGCAGACGCAGGCCAGCAGCGACCCGAGCGCCCGCCCATGTTCACCTCGCCCGAGGAGCTGCGCAACTACCTCACGCAGCTGAGCGACTTCTACGCGTCTCTCGGCAGGCCCAG GTTCGGCAAGCGCGGGTCGGCGGCTGCGGCGGCCTTCCGAGCGGCCAGCCGGCTGCCGGTTCCTCCACCGGACGCCTACGAGCAGCTTTTCCAGTACGACGAGTGA
- the LOC126298941 gene encoding pro-neuropeptide Y-like isoform X1 — MSLVRVVVIALVVLAATAPLSEPLPAGADAGQQRPERPPMFTSPEELRNYLTQLSDFYASLGRPSRFGKRGSAAAAAFRAASRLPVPPPDAYEQLFQYDE; from the exons ATGTCGTTGGTTCGCGTGGTGGTGATAGCGCTGGTGGTGCTGGCGGCGACGGCCCCGCTGAGCGAGCCGCTGCCCGCGGGTGCAGACGCAGGCCAGCAGCGACCCGAGCGCCCGCCCATGTTCACCTCGCCCGAGGAGCTGCGCAACTACCTCACGCAGCTGAGCGACTTCTACGCGTCTCTCGGCAGGCCCAG CAGGTTCGGCAAGCGCGGGTCGGCGGCTGCGGCGGCCTTCCGAGCGGCCAGCCGGCTGCCGGTTCCTCCACCGGACGCCTACGAGCAGCTTTTCCAGTACGACGAGTGA